In Burkholderiaceae bacterium DAT-1, the genomic stretch AACAAGGGTGGCGCGTTTGGCGCATGGTGCGCCGACGTACTGCTGTCTGTATTCGGCTATTCTGCCTGGTGGCTGGTGGCATTCTGCATGTCGGCCATCTGGTGGGGATACCGGCGACTCGAAAAGGTCAATGAAGATCAGCGTCTGGTCATCGTAGCCGTGGTCGGTTTCATGATGATTTTGCTGAGTAGCAGCAGCCTTGAGGCATTGCGTCTCCATTCGCTCACCTGGCCTTTACCCGATGCGCCCGGGGGGATTATCGGGCTTGCGCTGGGTGGATTATTGTTCCACGCCTTAGGCTTTATCGGCGCAACATTAGCCCTGCTGGCCTCGTTTTCCATTGGTATGTCCCTGTTTGTGGGCGTGTCCTGGCTGGGCATGATGGAAAAGTTGGGGACGTGGGTCGAAACGCGCGTATTGAGCGTATTCGAACGCGTCGAGGCCTTTCAGGATCGCCGGGCTGGCGAGCGTGCAGCGACTGCACGCGCCGATAAGGTGAAAGTCGAACGCCAGCGTTTCGAGGATGCACCTGCAATCGTTATTCAGGATCCATTGCCGGAGCAGCCGCCGGAGGAGTCTCCCAGAGAAATCCGGGCACGTGAAAAGGCGGCCGCGCAAGCTGCGCAGGCGAGCTTGTTTGAGGAGGCGGCATTACCGCCATGGGAAGAACCCGGCGAGCCTGATCTTCCCGCAGCACCGGCAGCACTGGACCTGCCCGAGATCGACACATTCGAATCCGATGTCGCGCCGATCCGAGAACCCGTACCGGCAGTACCCGTTGCACCCGTGGCCGCTCCGGCTATTCCGCATAAGACCGTGGTCAAAAAGACGCCGCCGCTCATCAAGCATGGTCGTCCTGAGTTGCCGGACATTACCTTGCTGGCACCTCCTCCCCCATCACAGGAGCTGGTGAGTCACGAAACCATCGAATACACCTCACGTCTGATCGAGCGCAAACTGGCTGAGTTTGGAGTGGAAGTGAAGGTGGTGGCTGCGTATCCGGGCCCGGTGATTACCCGCTACGAAATCGAGCCTGCAACAGGGGTAAAGGGTTCGCAGATCGTTAATCTCATGAAGGATCTGGCGCGCGCGCTGAGTCTGATTAGCATTCGCGTAGTCGAGACCATTCCGGGCAAGACTTATATGGGTCTGGAACTGCCCAATCCGAAGCGCCAGATCGTTCGGCTTTCGGAGATTATAGGCTCACAGCCTTATCATGATTCCAGCTCGCTGCTGACCATGGCCTTTGGCAAGGATATTTCCGGTAAGCCGGTTGTGTCGGACCTGGCAAAGGCCCCGCATATGCTGGTGGCAGGTACCACGGGTTCCGGCAAATCAGTCGCCATGAATGCGATTATTCTGTCGATGCTGTACAAGGCAACCGCGGATGAAGTCCGGCTGATCATGATTGATCCGAAGATGCTGGAGCTGAGTATCTACGAGGGTATTCCACATCTTCTGGCGCCGGTTGTGACCGATATGAAGCATGCCGCCAACGCGCTCAACTGGTGCGTGGGCGAAATGGAAAAACGCTACCGTCTGATGAGTGCGATGGGCGTGCGGAATCTGGCTGGCTTTAACCAGAAACTGAAAGAGGCTGAAAAGCGCGGTGAGCGACTCACCAATCCTTTCTCGCTGACCCCGGAAAACCCTGAGCCGCTCGCGCATCTGCCCATGATTGTGGTGCTGATCGACGAGCTGGCCGATCTGATGATGGTGGCAGGCAAGAAGATCGAAGAGTTGATTGCCCGTCTGGCGCAAAAGGCGCGTGCGGCCGGTATCCACCTGATTCTGGCCACCCAGCGCCCCAGCGTGGATGTGATTACCGGTCTGATCAAAGCGAATATTCCGACCCGCATGGCGTTTCAGGTATCCAGCAAAATCGATAGTCGCACTATTCTCGACCAGATGGGTGCGGAATCGCTGCTAGGGCAGGGCGATGGTCTATTCCTGCCACCGGGCAGCGGCTACCCGCAACGGATTCACGGCGCATTTGTGGCTGATGAAGAAGTGCATGCGGTGGTCGAGTTCCTCAAGCAGCAAGGCGAGCCCAACTATATCGAAGGTATCCTCACCGGCGCAGTGGAAGGCGAGGGCGGCGGTTCGGGTGAGTTTGGTTTGTCCGGCGGCGAAGGCGAAGGTGATGCCATGTATGACGAAGCTGTGGCCTTCGTCATCAAAAGCCGTAAGGCATCCATCTCGTCGGTGCAGCGACAACTCCGCATCGGCTACAACCGTGCTGCCCGTCTGGTTGAGCAAATGGAAGCCGCCGGTTTGGTGAGCCCGCCCGAGCACAATGGCAATCGGACTGTACTGGTGCCCGCTAGGGAAGAAGCATAAGTTCGAAGGGTGTACGCTGGCATAATTTGCTGACAGTAGCGACAATAGGGGCTGTCGTGCCTGATTTGCGCGACAGCTTGTCCCTGTTTGTTCGTTTGAGGCACTCATGAATCTCCATACGCTGTACCCTGACCGCTGGAAAGCGCTCGCCAACGAATCCGCCAGCTGGCACTTGCCCGATGGCACTGAGGCGCGCATGCGTTTCTTTACGGTTGAAGCCGGTCAGCTGTGGTTGCAAAGTGGCCGTCTGGTGCCGTGTGATCCCTTCGCATCGCTGCAATGGCGCGAAAATGGCCAGCTGGAGCTCGAACCCGGCCAGTACCGGGTGGTGGTGACGGTGGCTGATATCAGTGAGGCGCAGGATGGCTCGGATTGCCGCGATGCCTATCTGAGCCTGATTGTGAACGATCAGCCAGCGACGCACTGGTTTTTTCTGGCAGCCTTGCCTGAAGACATGGATTACCCCGACGATCTGGAGGATCACCAGTTTATCGGTATCGAGGCGGCTCAAGGCGCTGTTGGTTTTGTTGATGCTGATGCGGTAGAACGTCTGATGCCTGATCCCGCGCTCGAAGACTGGGAAGACTGGGTGTTTGACAGCGGTGAGCCGGATGCCTGGCTGGCACAGCTTGAAGATCCGGATAATGTGGCTGCAGGAATCGCCAATATTCGATTGCCGAATGCGCAGAATGGCGAAAACATTGTGATCTGTGGCGCAGGATTCGGCGAAGGCAATTACCCTGTGGTCGGGACATTCACCGCCGACGGACATCTCACAGCCGTACACATCGACCTGATGATGCTACCGGTTTCACCCATGCCCGAGTGGGATTGAGCAGAATGAATTGGTGATTCGCCGCCCTAGTTGGCGGCAATCACCTTACTGCCTACGCGCCAGTCAAACATGCCTTTCCAGGCGGATAACACCATATTTGGGTACTCAGGCTTGCCCAGGCTGCCGTTATAGCGACCTAGCGCGCGGTACAGGTCACCATTCTCGATATCGAGATAATGGCGCAGGATGGTGCAGCCGAAGCGCAGATTGGTATACATATCGAACAGATTGTGCTCGTTTGCGCCAATCTGCCGCACCCAGAACGGCATCACCTGCATCAGGCCACGTGCACCTGCACTGGAAATGGCGTACTTGCGGAAGCCGCTTTCCACGTAGATCAGACCCAGCACCATTTGCGGATCAAGCCCGGCGCGGGTGGCTTCATACTGAATCGCTGTCAGCAGCTTTTCACGCATGAAGGCGTCCGGCACTTTCTTTTCCAGGCGGCGCGACATTTCCGCCAGCCAGACCTGGCCTTCGGACGGATGACTGAAGACCAGTCGGGGCTCTGCATCGCTATTGATCGAGCGTTGCATGGCGGTGGAAACGGCTGCAGACAGCACCTCCTCCTTCTGTGCACCTGCAAGGGCTGGCAGGCTCATGGCCGACAGCATCAGCAGACAGGGAAGGGTGAGGCGCGTGGTCATGATGCGTGTTTCCTGAGCTTACTTGCCGAGACGGCCTTGAATGAACGATAGTGCATCGGCAACGGCGACGAGATCCTTGTCGCCGGATTTGCGGTGCACGTATTCGATTTTGCCATCTGCCAGCGATTTGTCGCCAATGGTGATGCGATGCGGGATGCCGATCAGCTCCATATCGGCAAACATCGAACCCGGACGCTCGTCGCGATCATCCAGCAGCGCATCAATACCCGCGGCTGTCAGCTGGGCATACAGCGCATCAGCGGCCGATTTCACTGCTTCCGAACGATGATAGCCGACGCCCACGATAGCCACGGTAAACGGTGCCAGTGCTTCCGGCCACACAATGCCGCGTTCATCGTGGTTCTGTTCGATCGCCGCACCCACTACACGTGACACGCCAATGCCGTAGCAGCCCATTTCCATCGGTTGCAGCTGGCCTTCGGCATCCAGATAGGTACACTTCATTGCAGCAGAGTACTTGGTGCGCAGTTGGAAAATGTGACCGACTTCAATGCCCTTGCACAGCGCCAGTACACCCTTTCCATCCGGTGACGGATCACCTGCTACCACATTGCGGATATCGGCCACGATATCGGCTTCCGGCAGATCGCGGCCCCAGTTGACGCCCGCCAGGTGGAACTTAGGCTTGTTGGCGCCCACGACGAAGTCGCTCATGGCAGCAACCGTCTGATCGGCAATCAGACGTACCTTGCTGCGGTCAATGCCGATCGGGCCGAGGAAGCCCGGTGGGCAGTTGAAGAAAGCGCGGATTTCTTCTTCGGTGGCCAGGCGGAAATCGTTCATGTCCGGCAGTTTGCCGACCTTGATTTCATTCAGGCTGTGATCGCCACGCAACAGGAAAATGTTCAGCTTGCCTTCGGCAATCGCTGCAACCAGCTTCACGGTGCGCTCGATACCGATGCCCATCAACTGCGCCACTTGTTCGCAGGTGGTTTGCTTCGGCGTATCGACATCGCGCAATGCTTCTGTTGCAGCCGCACGCGGGGTGGTCGGGGCCAGCGCTTCGGCTAACTCGACGTTGGCTGCGTAGTCAGACGTCGGGCAGTAAGCCAGCCAGTCTTCACCGGCTTCTGCCAGTACGTGGAATTCGTGGGAACCATCACCACCAATGGCGCCGGTATCAGCTGCGACCGGACGGAAGGTCAGACCCAGGCGGCGGAAGGTGTTGGAGTAGGCTTCATGCATGCGCCAGTAGGTTTTTTCCAGCGACGGGAAGTCGACGTGGAAAGAGTAGGCATCCTTCATCAGGAATTCACGTGCGCGCATCACGCCATAACGCGGGCGGGTCTCGTCACGGAATTTGGTCTGGATCTGGTAGAAGTTCAGCGGGAGCTGCTTGTAGCTCTTGATTTCATTGCGGGCGATGTCAGTAATGACTTCTTCGTGCGTCGGGCCAAAACAGAATTCGCGATCATGGCGATCCTTGATGCGCAGCATCAGGCCCTTCTCGAAGATTTCCCAGCGGCCCGATTCCTGCCACAGCTCGGCGGGTTGAATGGCGGGCATCAATACTTCCATGGCACCGGCCGCGTTCATTTCTTCGCGAACGACAGTTTCAATCTTGCGCAGCACGCGCAGTCCCAGCGGCATCCAGGTATAGAGACCCGAACCCAGTTTCTTGATCAGGCCCGCACGCAGCATCAGCTTGTGCGAAATCAGTTCGGCCTCGCTCGGGGCTTCTTTCAGCGTGGAGAGAAAGTATTGCGACGTGCGCATGGAATACACCCTGAATGGCAAGAGAAAACCACCATTTTACCGCAGCGCGGAGGGGATTGCATGCGCCGCTGTCGGTCAGTTGCGCGATGTGTCCTGCAGCGCTGCCAGTGCGTCGGCAATATGGGCGGCAATCAGCTTCTCTAGCTCAGGCAGAATCGCCTGTGTGACGGATTTGACTGCCTGCTGGTGAATGACTGCAATTTGCTTGCTCAGCTCGGTACGCACCAGACGATGCATTTCCGGTTTGATTTCGTCCATCAGTGCAGCGCAGAGTGCGTCCGCAGAGGCAAGTTCGACCGGCTCAGTCGCAGGCTCGGGGGAAGTGGTCGGTGCGGGAGTGGGCGATTCCAGCTGCGCAGCCACAATCGACCGAAGGGCTGGTGTTGCAGCATTTAATGCGGATACCGACTCGCGAATTGGAATGACCGGTTCCGGCGCGGGTGCCGCGACGGGCGTGAGTTCGATATGTAGAACGTCTTCCTCCACCTGAGGATGGGAGTCCCCTGCGGCAAAGGGATCGTCGAGCATGATGTCCAGTGGCTCGAACGAGAAAATGGTTTCAGGACCCGCGGCCGAACGTGTTTCCGGTGTGACCAGTGGCCGGGTATGGTCGTCGAATTCAACGATCAGATCCTGCGCTTCCGGTACAGGTGCGGGTGCAGGGACGGGCGGGACGACGCTGCCACCATAGCTTTGCGCATGCACCTGAGGTTCGAGTGCTGTCACAGCATCGTCCTCGATCAGATCGAAGGCGATTTCCGGCAATAAAGCGGATGGCTGATGGTGGGTGCTAGTCTGGGCCGATTCCCGGCCACTCAGCGCAGGCACTTCAATCAGCGATTCGAACGATTGCTCCGCCACAGGCTGAACGGTTTCAATCAGTCGTGACGGCGAGGGCGGGGCGACGGGCGTGTCAGCAACAGGCTGAGAGGCCGGCGGCGATTGCGGTGTTTCTCCCAGAATTTCTTCGGTAGAAAACAGCAAATCAACAAAATCATCCTGCGCATCAGCCAAAACGACATTACTCAATACAGGAATGTCATCGTGCTGCGTCGCAATTTCGAGTTCTGTCAAAACGGGAATGCCCGATTGTGAAGGGCCGCCGCGATGTTTCTGCATCAGTGCATCAAGCTTATTCAGCACGGGTGTTTGCCTGGTGTCCTTATCCATGAAACATCGCTATCCAGGGCGGGAGGCCGCCATATCGGTAAAATCAACAGTCAGACCCTGACTGCGATACTGCCGCGCACGTTCGCGCGCCAGATCGCGGGCAGGTATGTCATCGAGCGCAACAATTTCGATGACGCGGTCAAACCGTTCAGGTTGACCGCAGGGTTGGCCAGACGCATTAAACAGCACATTTCGTTCCGGTATGTGTGCAATCGAATGAGCGATCAAAACCGGCGTGTGCTCGGCCAGTGGATGATCATGCACGCAATGCGGAAGAAATCCGATATCGGGCACCTGCCACAAGAAAGTATCCATGGCGGCAGATGCCGAGATCGACCCGGTCAGTATGCCGAGTGTTAGCCCACGATTCAATGCCTTGTTAGCAAGCTGGCATAAAGCCAGATCGTGATTCTGGACATTGAAATAAAAACTGACGCGGGCCATTGCTGCTTTATTACTCCTGTTGATTACTTCTTGGCTGCTTTACTTGCTTTTGCGGCCGGTTTGGCTGCGGGCTTGCTGGCTGCCTTGGCCGCAGGCTTGGCTTCTGACTTGGCGGCTGGCTTAGCTGAGGCCTTAGCTGCAGGTTTTGCTGAAACTGCAACACTAGCCAGCGCTGCACGTGCTTGCAGGAAGCGTGTCAGCAGCGGAACCGGGCGGCCAGTTGCACCCTTTTGTGCGCCGGATTTCCATGCAGTTCCGGCGACATCCAGATGAGCCCAATCATACTTTTCGGTGAAGCGGGACAGGAAGCACGCTGCAGTAATCGAACCGCCCGGACGACCGCCCACATTCGCCAGATCGGCAAAGTTGGACTTCAGCCCCTCATGGTACTCCTCAAACAGCGGCATGTGCCATGCACGGTCACCGGATGTTGCGCTCGCTGCCATCAGTTCCTGTGCCAGTGCATCCTTGTTGGCATAGAGACCTGTAGTGATGTGACCCAGTGCGATCACGCATGCGCCTGTCAGCGTCGCTACATCCACCACTGCCGCAGGGGTGAAACGTTCTGCGTAGGTCAATGCATCGCACAGAATCAGGCGGCCTTCTGCATCGGTATTCAGAATTTCTACTGTGAGGCCGTTCATGGTGGTGACAATGTCACCCGGCTTGCTGGCGTTACCGGCAGGCATGTTTTCACATGCAGGTACGATCGCGATGACATTCAATGGCAGCTTCAATTCACCTACGGCATGCATTGTTGCGATGACCGAGCCGCCACCCATCATGTCGTACTTCATTTCGTCCATGCCTTCGCCCGGCTTCAGCGAAATACCACCCGAGTCGAATGTAATGGCCTTGCCGACCAGCACAACAGGCTTGTCACCCTTTTTGCCACCTTCGTGCTTCAGTACAATCAGCTTCATGGCTTCGGTCGAACCCTTGGCGACCGAAATAAACGAGCCCATGCCCAGTTTTTCCAGCGCGGGGCGCTCAAGAATTTCAACCTTCATGCCAAACTGCTTGGCAATCTCCTGTGCGCGACCCGCCAGGTAGGTTGGTGTGCAGTAATTCGGAGCCAGATTGCCGAGATCCTTGGCGTAGTTTACGGCGGTGCCCAGTGCCTGGCCGCGTGCAGCAGCCGCTTCGGCAGCTTTCTCCCCGCCCTTCACTACGACGAATGTCGCCTTGGCAAGTGCCTGACGTGTATCTTTCTTTGACTTGGTCTGGTCAAAGCGATAGCTGGCATCTACGACTGCACAGGCCGCCTCTTCCACACTCCATTCCAGTGTCTTGCCTTCAGGCAGCTGGTCAATTGCAAATACTGCTTCTTTCACGGCAAAGCCATCAACGATTCGCGCGGCTGCGCCGTAGGCTGCGCGGTACTCTTTCTCGCTGTCGCCCAGACTCACGAGTACAATGCGTTCGGCGGCCACGCCGGCGACCTTGTGCAGAACCACGGTGCTGCCAGCCTTTGCACTCAGGTCACCCAGCTTGATCACAGCAGAAATGTGGCCGTTTGCGGCAGCGTCCAGTGCCTGTCCTGCCGCAGACAGTTCCTTGCCGTTGCGAACGGCGATAACCAGTACGGGGCTCTTGAGTTTGTCGAGTGCAGATGCCTTGATGCTGAATTCCACGGTGGACTCCTGTAAGATCGCGTCTCGCAGTTGTGGTGTTTTTACAATTGCGGCACGAAAGGTGGACGTATTCGGCCTGTAGGCCGATAACATGATTTCGGGAATGATCCCGGAATTGTCCGTATTCAACCGGAAAAAGTCAAAGTACCGAACGTCCGTGCATTCCGCTCTTAAGTTTTTCGGCCAAATATGTGTGCCGCGCAAGCAGATTTTCACCCGCAGCCTGTTGCGCGAGTTCAGCTCGACAGCGGCGGCATCCTTTATTGTCCTGCTGACCGTAATTGTGGTGACTGGCTCGGTCAGAATTCTCGCGAATGCGGCCAATGGGCATGTCCCTGCCGATGCAGTGCTGGCGCTGGTTGGGTTCGAGCTGATCGCTTTTATGCCCCGCATGGTGGCAGTAACCTGCATGGTGTCCGTTTTGTGGGTGCTGACGCGCTGGTGGCGTGATCATGAAATGGCCATCTGGCTATCGTCCGGTGTGTCACTGACTTCATTGATCACGCCAGTGATCCAGTTTGCGGTTCCGCTCGCACTGGTATCCGGTGTACTGAGCATTGGCCTCACCCCTTGGGCCTTCCAGAAGCGGACGGAGTATCAAGAACTGATGTCGCGCCGTGACGAAGTCAACAATGTCGCTGCCGGCATCTTTAAAGAGTCCCGCAATGGCGATCAGGACCAGGTCTACTACGTCGAAAATTTCTCCGGCGAAGCGGGTGCGGGTAAAAATGTCTTTATCAAAATGGCCAAGGAAGGGCGGCAGATTGTTGTCGTCGCTCGAGAAGGCTTCCTTGCGCGCGAAACTGACGGCAGTCGCTGGGCTATTTTGCGCGATGGCCGTCGTTATGAGGGTGCAATTGGTCAGGCAGACTATCGGGTCATCGACTTCAAGCAAGCTCGCGTTCGCCTAGAAGAAGGCGAGCGGCAGGCGATTAGTGCGCAAACTAAAGCGACTGATTCGCTGACCCTCTGGCGCAGCAGTGATCCAGAACATCAGGCTGAACTGGCTTGGCGCATTGCTATTCCAGTCTGCACGCTGATGCTGGCGCTGCTGTCGATTCCGATCGCCTACGTCAATCCTCGCGTGGGCCGCGCCTACAATCTGGCGCTGGCACCTGTCATGTTCTTTATCTACAACGGCCTGCTGGATGTCGGGCAAAACTGGCTGGCATCAGGACGCTGGCCGATGTGGATCGGTATGTGGCCATTCCATATTGCAGCGCTAACCCTGACTGTGATTCTTTTCTTCCGCCGTATGAGACCCGAGAAATGAAAGTATTAACCCGTTACCTCATTTCTCATTTGCTGCGAGTGGGTGGATTGTGTCTGCTGGGTTGGTTGTCATTGTTCGCCTTTTTCGATGTTATCCGCGAACTTGGCGCGCTGACCGGCGACTATCAATTCGTCAAGATGCTGATGTTTGTGATCCTGACCCTGCCTGGACATGCATATGAGTTAATGCCGGTAGCCACCCTGTTTGGCGGCTTGCTGGCATTGGCTGCGCTGAGTCAGGATTCCGAATACACGGTGATGCGTACAAGTGGCGTCAGCCTGGCGCGAATCGTATGGACTCTGGTGGGAACGGGACTGCTGTTTGCCGCTTTCACGATTGTACTGGGTGAATGGGTGGTGCCTGCTAGCGAACGAAGTGCCAAACAATTGAAACTGGCCGCCTCTGGCAAAATTGTGGAACAGGATTTGCGCTCCGGATTCTGGGCCAAGGATGGTCGTGATTTTATTAATGTCCGCCATATTTTGCCCGATGGCACATTGCGCGGCGTAACGGTTATTTCCTTTGATGACGCTCACAGAATGACCGGCTATTTGTACGCAGGAGCAGGCCATCCCGTACAGGATCAAGTCTGGACTCTGGAGGATGTGAACCAAACCCGTATCGCATCTCAGCAAGTCACCCTCTCCCATCTGGCTAATATGGAATGGCACTCCATCCTGAGTAAAGACACACTCTCTACCCTCCTGCTGGAGCCAGAGAAAATGTCAGCAAAGCAGTTATGGACGTATATGGGCTATTTGAGTCAGAACAGCCAGGATAATAGCCGCTATCAGGTTGCATTATGGTCCAAGCTATTTTATCCGCTGGCCTGTATCCCCATGCTGATTTTGGCCTTACCCTTTGCACAAGGGCAAAGACGCTCGGGCGGTTTGGGCATGAAACTGTTTATGGGCGTGATGCTTGGGCTGGTGTTCTATTTCTTTAATCAGCTGGTAGGCTCAATGGGCAAGATAAAGGGATGGTCACCGATTATGTCCGCTACGCTTCCCTCTGTTGTGTTTCTGTTAGCTGCGTTATTGATGCTGTGGCGACAGGAAAAGCGCTAAGATCGGGGTTGAGCGTTGCATTTCTGCAGCGATTGAGTTTCGATTTGGCATTGCAAAGATCAATTGACTATAGTTTTCGAATGATGAATCAGGCACTTATGGCATGTGCTTATCATCTTTTCGGGAGCGTGTCGCGTGCGAACCATGCGGTTGGGGTGTCTTGCACCAGTCTTTTATCTGGCATGTCTGCTTGCCAGTAGGAGCGCCGCATCTGCAGATTTCCTGACAAGGGATGAGCGCGAATGGATTGCTGCGCATCCCGTCATTCTGTGTGCATCCAATATTCAGCGACCACCTTTTCTGTACCTGACCGACCAAGATAAGCAGGGCGGCCTAACGATTCATTATCTCTCTGCGGTCAGTCGGCTGACAGGACTGAAGTTTCAATTTGTTCAGCCAACGATGTCTGATGCGTCGACGGATCAATTAAAAGCAAAATCAGTCGATTTACTTTTGTCGATGGCTTCTCCCGATCAAATGATTGCGGGAAAGGGCTTCAGTCTCGAATATCTGCGTCTCCCGGCTGTTCTATTGCGAAAAGGTGCACAAATCGCTGGCAATCGTGAATTGAGTAAGATCGTTGCCGATTATGCGATACATCCGGGTGAATTAAGCTTGACCGGCAAAGGTGCGGTACAACTTGTCCATGCGGTGAGTTCCACTGCGGCAAGGCAGCAATTTCAGGCGAGCGCTGTCGATGCGATCGTTACAGATCTGGGATCGGCGATGTACGATCTGAATCATGATGGTGAGTTTGGCGTATCACTGGAAGGCAAACTGCCCGGAGAATATCGCTTATTCATGCAATGGCGAGATGACTGGGATATGCTAGGACGGATTTTGAACAAGTCCTTAAACAGCATGACGCCCGATGTTCGTCAGGCAATTTTTACCACAGAAGTACTCAAAGCCCCTCGACCGCAAACTATACCCACGTGGGCCTATCTATC encodes the following:
- a CDS encoding GGDEF domain-containing protein, whose amino-acid sequence is MRTMRLGCLAPVFYLACLLASRSAASADFLTRDEREWIAAHPVILCASNIQRPPFLYLTDQDKQGGLTIHYLSAVSRLTGLKFQFVQPTMSDASTDQLKAKSVDLLLSMASPDQMIAGKGFSLEYLRLPAVLLRKGAQIAGNRELSKIVADYAIHPGELSLTGKGAVQLVHAVSSTAARQQFQASAVDAIVTDLGSAMYDLNHDGEFGVSLEGKLPGEYRLFMQWRDDWDMLGRILNKSLNSMTPDVRQAIFTTEVLKAPRPQTIPTWAYLSMGTAILLLMTLAALMLWNRSLTRVVAKRTRALQEELTERSRIQEKLRALAEQDHLTCLPNRASLDRELRRAIQLGVRMGNGVAVLFVDLDGFKAINDTMGHEAGDTLLKSAAARMTAAVRASDIVSRLGGDEFVIVLQGIESDVQCAQVAAKVILDVGEPYDLNGRSAYVTCSVGISRFPSDSTDASELLRQADAAMYCAKSAGRNRYHFHAADVSPIAVIGQRRSSEEG